The following are encoded together in the Pithys albifrons albifrons isolate INPA30051 chromosome 5, PitAlb_v1, whole genome shotgun sequence genome:
- the PGM2 gene encoding phosphopentomutase, with product MAARDSAGDAALRRAAEQWLLWDKNPKTYAIVKQLLVEGNAGELQKYFGSRMEFGTAGLRAAMGPGISHMNDLTIIQTTQGFCRYLEKNFSDLRKRGVVIGFDARAHLSSGGSSKRFARLAANTFISQGVPVYLFSDIIPTPFVPYTVTHLKLCAGIMVTASHNPKQDNGYKVYWENGAQIISPHDKGISQAIEENQEPWPQAWDDKLIDSSLLLHDPYATVNKEYFKDIQKQCFYRNINKETNLKFVHTAVHGVGHKFVQLAFKAFDLSPPFAVPEQKDPDPDFPTVKYPNPEEGKGVLTLSFALAEKDGARIILANDPDADRLAVAEKQESGEWKVFSGNELGALLGWWIFTCWKNNNRDNHAIKDIYMLSSTVSSKILRAIALKEGFHFEETLTGFKWMGNRAKQLMDQGKAVLFAFEEAIGYMCCPAVLDKDGVSAAVITAEMASFLATRNLSLSQQLKAVYDEYGFHITKASYFICHDPKVIQQLFDNLRNFDGKNTYPKSCGRFKVSGIRDLTTGYDSSQPDQKAILPTSKSSQMITFTFANGGVATMRTSGTEPKIKYYSELCAPPGNSDVEQLKKELDELVNALEKHFFQPEKNKLQRKTE from the exons ATGGCAGCGCGGGACTCTGCCGGGGATGCGGCGCTCCGCCGCGCGGCCGAGCAGTGGTTGCTCTGGGATAAG AATCCAAAAACTTATGCGATCGTGAAGCAACTGCTTGTGGAAGGAAATGCTGGAGAACTGCAGAAATACTTTGGCTCACGAATGGAGtttggcacagcagggctcagAGCTGCCATGGGACCAGGGATTTCCCACATGAATGACTTGACTATTATCCAGACAACCCAG GGATTTTGCAGATACCTTGAGAAGAATTTCAGTGACCTGAGAAAGAGAGGAGTTGTGATTGGGTTTGATGCTCGTGCTCATCTTTCCAGCGGAGGTAGTAGCAAAAG ATTTGCAAGACTTGCTGCCAATACCTTCATCAGTCAAGGAGTTCCAGTTTATCTGTTCTCTGATATAATACCAACTCCCTTCGTG CCATATACAGTAACTCATCTGAAGCTTTGTGCTGGAATTATGGTTACAGCTTCACATAATCCAAAACAAGACAATGGTTACAAG GTTTACTGGGAGAATGGTGCTCAGATCATTTCACCTCATGACAAGGGAATTTCTCAGGCCATTGAGGAGAATCAAGAACCGTGGCCTCAGGCTTGGGATGACAAACTGATTGACAGCAGCCTGCTACTTCATGATCCATATGCCACAGTCAATAAGGAGTATTTCAAAGACATACAAAAGCAGTGCTTTTACAG gaatataaacaaggaaacaaacctGAAATTTGTTCATACTGCTGTGCATGGTGTGGGTCATAAATTTGTGCAGTTGGCCTTCAAGGCATTTGACCTTAGCCCTCCTTTTGCCGTGCCGGAGCAGAAAGATCCTGATCCAGACTTTCCCACAGTGAAGTATCCAAATCCTGAAGAAGGCAAAGGTGTTCTG ACATTGTCTTTTGCTTTGGCTGAAAAAGATGGGGCAAGAATCATTTTAGCAAATGATCCTGATGCTGATCGACTTGCAGTGGCAGAGAAACAAGAGAG tGGTGAATGGAAGGTGTTTTCTGGAAATGAGCTGGGAGCTCTTTTGGGCTGGTGGATCTTCACTTGCTGGAAAAATAACAATAGGGATAATCATGCCATTAAAGATATCTACATGTTATCTAGTACTGTTTCTTCCAAAATTCTGAGAGCAATTGCATTAAAGGAAGGTTTTCACTTTGAG GAAACACTGACAGGTTTCAAGTGGATGGGCAACCGTGCCAAACAGCTCATGGACCAGGGAAAAGCTGTTCTTTTTGCATTTGAAGAGGCTATTG GGTATATGTGCTGTCCTGCTGTTCTGGACAAAGATggtgtcagtgctgctgttaTAACTGCGGAGATGGCTAGCTTTTTGGCAACCAGAAATTTGTCTTTGTCTCAGCAGCTGAAAGCTGTCTATGATGA ATATGGCTTCCATATTACCAAAGCTTCGTATTTCATCTGCCACGATCCTAAAGTTATTCAGCAGCTTTTCGACAACCTTAGAAATTTTGATGGGAAAAACACATACCCAAAATCTTGTGGTAGATTCAAAGTTTCTGGAATAAGGGATCTAACTACGGGGTATGATAGCAGCCAGCCAGACCAAAAGGCT ATACTTCCTACTAGTAAAAGTAGCCAAATGATAACATTCACTTTTGCTAATGGAGGAGTGGCCACAATGAGGACCAGTGGGACAGAACCAAAGATCAAATACTATTCGGAACTTTGTGCACCTCCTGGAAACAG tgatgTTGAGCAACTGAAGAAGGAACTAGATGAATTGGTCAACGCTCTTGAAAAACACTTCtttcaaccagaaaaaaataaacttcaacGAAAAACTGAGTAA